A single Camarhynchus parvulus chromosome 5, STF_HiC, whole genome shotgun sequence DNA region contains:
- the GON7 gene encoding EKC/KEOPS complex subunit GON7 gives MADLAADTEPEPGPGRDLVAELRGRDGRTRTVRVPYPAAAEGEAAQLRGLRAALSELQERVVELLAPLVQEERAAAGGARRGAGGDDDDDDYNDEEEDEGEDENNVDAAASGDDPPVKRTKVQQP, from the exons ATGGCGGACCTAGCGGCCGACACGGAGCCCgagccgggcccggggcgggaTCTGGTGGCGGAGCTGCGGGGCCGCGACGGGCGGACGCGGACGGTGCGGGTGCCGTAcccggcggcggcggagggcgAGGCCGCCCAGCTGCGCGGGCTGCGGGCGGCCCTGAGCGAGCTGCAGGAGCGGGTGGTGGAGCTGCTGGCGCCGCTGGTGCAGGAGGAGCGGGCGGCTGCGGGCGGCGCGCGGCGCG GTGCTGGCGGGGATGACGACGACGATGACTACAATgacgaggaggaggatgaaggcgAAGACGAAAACAACGTGGACGCGGCGGCGAGCGGCGATGACCCTCCCGTGAAGCGGACGAAGGTGCAGCAGCCGTGA